The Labrus mixtus chromosome 14, fLabMix1.1, whole genome shotgun sequence nucleotide sequence TAGCTGTAAGCTGTTAACTTTCCACACACTCAATGACAGGAAAACCACTGCAGCTTGCTTTAATAAACCACCATGTCAAGTTCTCTCCATTATAGTTTGGGGATTTAAATCCTTAACAGCAGGGAGACATTCTGTAGTTATGCAAAGTTGAATTCAAAAGGAAACTGGACTTGAGTTGAAGTTCCTGAAGCAATTAGCCCCCTAATCCGAAAGTCTTGTTTTTGAACGAGAGGTGAAATGTCTTGAATTGCCTTTTGTATTAAACTTAGAGCTAGCCTTACCCAGATgactaaaaacaacaatactgccctctctcactctcattaGTCATTGACCTTGGTCAAGAGAGAGGTTGTTACAGTGTACTGATGTTGATTTAAACCTCTTAAAACATGTATCTGCTTAATGAtgttaaaacactttttgtgtCCTGAGGGTTTTCAATCCCACTGGTTTAGGTCAATTAAAAGTGCATAATATGGTGTCTACAAAGTGTCAAATGGATTCTAAAACAAGCTCAGATCACTGAAATCCAACACTTTCAACataagaccctgacacaccagATGGctaaagaactagtggcgatgAAGGCCGACTGTGGCGTCGTCTCCCGTCGCCTCTTGACGCCTCACCATGCCTTTGTcatggccaaaaagttgcacttgaacacaccacaaagactacagccaacggccaaccaccacatacATTCTGCACATGCGTGTGACAGAAGTTATAATTCCCCACCCACCCAAAAAAAGACCTGGAAGCATTAGAAGCACATTTTCAGGCTCTTATTAAAAATCACTGGAGTTTTATCCACAGGGTTCACCTAATTGCAGGCAGTAGAAAGAACTAAACACCTTCAGGACTTGACACTTGGTGCACCCTGGTGGCCTTGGGCTAAGGTGTATACTGTATAATCCTAACACCCCTGTTTGATTCCAATCAAGAGGCATAACTTGACCTTTGTTGCATTTGATACCGCTTATCTTGAGACATGCAGAAGATCTAAATACACATGACCATCTGTTGAAAGTCGCGTGTTGCATTTTTTGAGCGCTAGTATGAAGTGTggttcaaatatttcaaacacttGTTTTGAATGGTCTGTATGACCAAAGGATGTTTGAAGAATGATGCAATATGAACACATCAATTGACTGTAGCTCCTTCCCCCCATGACCTTAGAATAAATCATTTCCCCATTGAAGGCATCCCACTGGCATGTACCACTtcactgaagaaaataaaatgcatggtAAGAAACCAGGACAACAGTACACCCACGGAGGCATgttaaaatattgtattttttttcccccactctTTTATAACAATTTGGTCTGCTGTAACACCTTTCTTATTTAGAGTAAACAAGACTTtcaaaaagagaaggaggaggagtgtggaTCTACTCACCCTGGGTCTCAAAACTGTAGAATCTCCACTGACTGTGACCAAACAGCAATATAACAGTGATGACACGTGGCAGAGGGGGAAGCAttatggaagtgtgtgtgtacacaggcATGCATAATTCAATTCCCTTATACTACAACTGAATGGGagaggggggatgggggggtaGAAAAGTGTGAATGAAGTATATTTCCCCCTACCTTTACTCCCTCTGTCATCTTAAACTGCCTCTCATTACAGCCCCCATGGTTGCATTTACACACATTGCTACATTTCcttgttgttttgcatttttcaacTTGCTTATATCTCCATAGTGGTTCAGGATGCAAATTATTTCCTGTTCAAATCCCTCATCTGTCTGTCATGTCCAGTTGTTGGCTCTCTTTTTTAGCTCCTCATCTGTATTCTAAACACAAAATGCAGTCAGataagagagaaagggggggaaaaaaagtaactCATCTCTCCCTTACACTCTCTCCTCGCTGCCGCCTACCTTGCCTTCCCACCTCCCCATCTCCCATTCTGACTCATACTGAAATCCCAGTGAGCCTcctgtcttctcctctcctctcctctcctctcatttcctctcctctccccctacccctctcctcagctctcatttgtgttttctctccctttgaTTGCCAAGCTGGATCGAAAAACAACGAGCAGGGCAGGAGTGAATGAGCaaatgaaaaagacagagagccagcgaggaggaggaggaggaggaggaggaggaagaatcTGTGCTGCCAACACGTGCCTGTAATGAGGATTCTGTcaaaggagagcagaggagaggtgtgtgtttgtgtggtgcgGAAGTGTGGGTCAGAGAGAGATGGTGGTTTAGAAAGAGTGGGTGGACATTAGTGAAATCCCCTCTCGCCCCCACATTATTGCCCCCACCGCCTCTTCTTGCCTAAAAGATGTGTGAGATCGCAAACCCACACTCACGCACAGCAGCAACTCCTCATCCACCCACGctcacacatccacacacacacacacacacgccataGCAGACAGACTCAGAAACTTTGAACTTGAGTATTTGGAATGTTGTGGGAGGAAGAAACATGCATATGATGGTGCATGTACTGCCTCAGTAACATGCATATGATGGTGCATGTATTGCCTCAGTAACATGCATATGATGGTGCATGTACTGCCTCAGTAACATGGGGTCAATGAAATGGATCCTGCATGATTGACTTACCTGTGATGAGGGGATTACTGCCATGATTTTATGAAGAGCATCTGTAGCGAAGTTTGCATAAACGGGCAGTTCTTTTGCAAAGTCATACACTGTCTCTTCTCATCTGCTGTGACTGACAGTGAGTCACACCAAACTTCACAACATTATGCCAAAGTCATATGCTGAATGCAATTAACCAactgtgtgtgcctgtatgtgtgtgtgtgtgcgtacgaGTGTGGGTAGTCATTAGTACATATCTTGATGTAGTGTGTGCgggtgtttctttgtgtgtgtttgctggaaGATTATAGTAATTTTCTACACTGATCCCCAGAAATATTACAAGGCACATGTCAAGCCTATGCCATGCAGCCATTATCATTTAAAACGCTCATATAGAGAGCAggcttaaaaatacatttaaaaactgatCTTGAAGGAACTGCGTGTTAGTTATAGAGGGGAACCTATAAGGCCGAATGAAATATATCATATTTTGCAATATGAAGGAAGAATGTTGAAGCGTATAATCTCTACTGTAGAAGACACCAAATTCTACAAAGTATTACTTTTCCTTTGAGGGCTATCTCTGGAAAACCAAATGACGTTTCAAAGGGCTAATCATTATATTACAAACTTGTTGAATTCATCTCAATTTAAGTTATGGGTATTTCAATATCAAAACTGTTCTTAAAGACTCTttgatacatatataaaatTAATACAGATCATTTAAAGGCCTGTAGACTATTTCTGTTCTATTCAGGCCCATGACAATGTTAACAGATAGTTGACTCCATAAACTGCAGAATACCTTTGAACAGAGCATTCTTTAGCCTCGTGTTCACCTGGCAGtccagttcagtttggtttggttcagcgtttccactgtcaaaagttgtcCTGTGGATTTCGAGAGAGtaatttcaaggctgttttttctttgaaaataatGTCAGAGCCTAGCACTGCCCAATTAACGACCTCGGAGGTGCAAACCTTCCTAGGAATCATTCTGTCTCCTGtgttgtgttcttcttcttttttggatttatttacagGCTGCACTGTGTCACTCTGCTATAATGTCAAGCTATTACCTAGCTGACATGACTATTGCTGTCTGGCTTACACCCCGAACGGTTGGCTAAGGAAacacaagcaagatcagggtttaccatACCAAACTGCACTAAAGTGAAAACAGGCATTTAGTGACAGCCGAACATTGTTGATGTGCATAGAACTTAATCgcaaaaatcccccaaaaatagacaaaaaatgACACGTTTAATTGTGGTGTGACTTGCAacccaaaacaaacaggatccCTCTGTCCTATAGGTAAAATCAGAATTCCATATACATTATACTGTAGATTTGACGTTGAACAGTTTATTTCGCTTAAAGCTgcagtgaggagtttttaactggttatgaaaaaggctgaaatgaatactgatgtctTCTGATGAACTACAAAAGCAAGAGGGACCATTAGTGATGCAATAAAATATTGCTCTCATAAATTTCCTGAAAGAACTGCAGGTGGCAGACAAAGTGATTAACTGCACAAGGTCATAACAGCCTTTTTTCCACATTCGTCCACAGCAAATATTCTTAATGAGAGATTCATTTGACTGTTACGTCGGTAGAATTACATTTTTGGGTAATATAACTGAAAACGAGCAAATAAAAACTGTACCACTGTGTCCACAGTGGGCGCAGAGACCTATACAGGTCCACAGGAGCTTTGAATGAAGAATAGGAATTAGCCAAAATTGAATGTATATTATTTGGATTACTGCGAGACTAATATGCCGGCCCTGAAGGTATCTAAAAGTGATGAAGGGTTTTTAATAAGAGGTGGGTTTTTTTGGGCACAGTAGTGTCAGGAGTAATGAACTATTGTTTTGATATATGATGAACATCTTCATTGAAACTGTCATTAAATTAGGTCACACAACCCAGTCAAAAACTTCTTATGATACATTCATGCCTTTGTTTTCAATTCTCCTCTGCACTGACACATCCCTCCATGCAGTCCATCTCATATTGTCTTGATGCTCATTCCTCCCCCTGACACTCCTTCTATCTCTTTTTGTGAATTATACATTTAAACCAGTTGATATGGAAATATTCCAAACATCTAGTGCCAGCAAATATGCGTCACACAAGCCCCTGTCCGCCTTACTCTCTGCTTCtcagtttctgtctgtctgtatctccTACACATTCACGCactgtcttttatttctgtctctctcaccaCTTAAGATCTCATTTCAGTCATCTCACTTTCATCTGGTCCTTATTTTTAACCCGTATTTAAACCTTAGGTTTTTTACCCTTCTCCATCCTCAAACCACAATGTTCCACCTTTCCCATCTGACTGTATTCCCCggtctgtcttcctcctccaccactcCAGTCATTTCTAAAAGTCATCTCCTCCCACCTCACAGTGCCCCAGTTgggggagacacagagagaaaggctGAAAGAAGgattgagagagacagagaatgagGTGGGGGCCGGAGAGATGGAGATACGATTGTGTCGGAGAAACCCCACTGGTGTCAGAAAATCACCTGCAAAAACTCCCCcgctttttttcctcatctgtATTCACAGtctctcctccttctgtttctcttctctcctcctgcatcaTGCCTCCTCACCTCTTTCCCTCCCTTgctgcctcctccctgcctccccctATCTGTCCTTCTGTGTCTCTTACTATCCTGCATTGCTCCACCTGCACTGTGGTGCAGCACTGACAATCAGAActctgcacacatacacacaggcacaagagcacacacacttttagaATCACACACAGGGAGACACACGCCCACAACTTCCGGCAGCCCccctccctatctctctctcactctctctctctctctctctctctctcacacacccctccACTGCAGGCACGAAACATTCTACAACTGCTGGTGTGCTGGAGCTTCAGGAGAAACTGCCAATGAGAACTACTCTGCATTCACACTAGATCCTGCTTCTTTTTTGTAACATACATGAATCATTTTGATAAGGAAATAATAGAGGAAGGATTGCTGatagtaaaaagaaaatgaaaaccaatAATAATTATGGTACTAAATATGATCAACATGCCTCCTAAATTCTATCTTTCTTTTGGTTGCACCTTTTCCAGATAAAATATTGAAGTGTTGATTTATTGAACGAAACACATTAATGGCCAATTAGAACAGTAAagcaaagttatttttaaagaaatcgaaaatgtaatgaatataaagTCTATCAAATTGTGTCAATAGCCCAATTCTTGCTGCTTGtattctctctctgctgcctgcCTGCTTAATAATTTGTCTATAGTAGCTATAAGACAAGTTTAACTTCTCAATAAGTTCTGTATGTGCAGATGTTCCTGATTACTGTGCTAAATAAGAGAGCCAAGCATGTTGGATGAACAATTTAGGTGTCTGGTGAAGGTAAGTATAAAAAGATATAAGAGGTTTTGTTAGATGTTAGGAATCGTGAGTGAGATTTATAGGAAGgacaagacagagaaaaagacgCTGGCCCTTTAATTTGGTGTTGCTAGGGAGATGAGCTGTTTACTTAGTATCAGCCACAGAGATGATGTCTGCTTTAACTTTAATAAGCCTCCCTCATATGCAAATACACATGCTGGTTCTTTTGTGTAtgcctttttttctgcaatgCCACAATCACTATACCTCTTGCAATCTTTCAGTTCACGATAAGGGCATGAGTGGACGCAACTGGGAAAttgagtgatgatgatgagatgaCAACAGTAATGTAAATTGCTTGAATGGAAAATTTAAGAAGATCAGGCCAAATCGTATGGGTtggattaaaaacaaagtgacagaATGAGAAATTAGAGAATGAGAAATCAACACTGACATCTAGTGGATAGTGTAGGAAATTGAGGGTACGCCTGTATGTAGGATCTCTGACAGTGCTTCTTTATATAATGTGCAGACTTTTTTGACATCCTTCCTCCAGGCCTTCTGTAGGTCAAGGCCTATGCAACAGTTACATAATTACATATTTagaataacacattttttttaattgaaaaggagaattaaaaaaagttaaattcctGTAAACAGCTTTAAACTCATCCATTAGCCTAGTCTAATTGGAAAGGTAATTAGATTGGAAAACTTTGTTCAATAAagcacccttttttttttcttttattgtttttttttctttttttcaaaacatgacatgacaaaATAGGCATACAATGCCCACCAAACATACaagaaaatccaaaaacaaaccaaactgtCATCACCCTGCACCCATCTGTCCTTGATTGTTAATGTACAATAACGGTCCTTGATCTTTAGTGGAAATAAAGCACCCTTTTATcaaatgtgtttgcatgcaaTGATGTggtgtaaatatgtttttccaAACTGTTGATCTTCTCATAAAAAAAGATACGATTTCAAGTAGCCTTAAACTGTCGGCAAAAAAAATCcataccatttaaaaaaaataaaaaaaataaagaaaaggaaaaactaTATTAAATTCAGCAGGCCTATACCTCAGAATGACAGGAGCTTTACATAAAACCAGCCAAAAATTACAACATCATTGGCAAAGAAAAATACTATCAACGTTTTAAAGATGACTTATgaaatcaattatttaaatttctAGGAAGCGACTGCTGCTGCCTACTACATTACATTACCGAACTGCCTCCACTAATACGTCATCTGATGACTATATTTGGGATCCAGCGACTTTGAGGATGTTTGACACAGATGGGCCACCgtacttgttgtgtttgttttagtgaaaGCAAAGATGGCGAACGAACTAGACCGAGTGCGAATCTCAGCTGCGGAACTTCGAGGCGACGCGTCGAATTCACTCAATATAACTGACTGTCAAACAGGTGAGAGCAGCGTAACTAGAGCAGACGAGTTGACACATTCGCGGAAAAGTAGATACATTTATCACTGAAGTAGCACAAGTTATCAGAAAGTAGCCTACGGAGTTGCTGAGTTTCTGACCAGCTAATgttgttagctagctagcatcCTGTCCCTCCATTCTTCAGGTCCGCGCGGTCTGTTTTAAACGCCCCCTTGACATAAATACCAACACATGAGTTTTCTTTCCCTGTATTTAGTTATGTGTTTTCCTTCCTCGATGCATCGTGTTTACTTACATTAGGTCCGAAGTAGATATGTCCACCTAATATTTGGATGTGCAGTGGAATGATAACAACGATAAGCTTGACTTTTCACATCGTTTAATGTTAGATAATGTGCTCAACAAAGTTTTACACTTTCGTTTTATGCCATTAGAGaacaaaatattaatttaaagaatttaaaataaGGTGATGTTTGGTTCTCAAGTTGTTGGGTGTCTTTATCTGTGGGTCATTGGTTGATTAATATGCACAAATCGTGTTTCCATAATATGCCCAGAAACTGATAAAATGTTAACGTGACTTGATTATATTGTGGTCAACAAGTCCTCAGTTGTGTTATCATTTTGTGCAGTAATAGTAAAACTGATTATACTGTGtgacttataataataataatgataataatgataataaattagatttatacaGCGCTTTTcgaaatactcaaagacgctttgacaggaaacaacaaagcaaaaactaagagaacaatacaaaatagaaatagtgtcagaggatgagagtcagtggttgtaggcggtgatgaaaagatgagtttttagggatttcttgtaggaagtgagtgtgggggattctctgatgtttttagggagagagttccagagggtgggagctgcaATGGAGAAAGCCCTGTCCTACCCAAAGGTTGGTCCTgcaggtggtgggggggggggggacaggaggtttgcatccgCAGACCTGAcagtgcgggtgggagtgtgtcggtggaggagctcagacaggtagggggggagtcaggttgtggagggctttgtaggtgatgatgaggagtttgaagtggatacgctgggggatggggagccagtggaggtcatgaaggacaggggtgatgtgatcTCGGGTGcggtgagtgtgtgaggagacgagcagcggagttttgaatgtattgaagtttcttGAGTGATTTGGATGGTGAACCatagaggagactgttgcagtagtctaatctggaggtgatgaatgcgtgggtgagggtctcgGCAGCTGAGAATGAGAGTGATGGGCGGAGGCGGGCTTATTCAATCTTAACTGAAACATTGTGACTACTATAAATTGTTGTCAGTCAATCCACCATGAACTCTCATACCACATCATTACTAATAACACCAGAACGGCCAGTTTTggtcatttcattgttttgtgaCTCAAGGAAAGACACAGAGTATGAAAATTGTATAGTTTTCACTTAAAGCATCCGTTTGGCACATGTAAACCTACAGTGTATCCTTTCTGTTTATGACTACTTTGTCTTACAgcgtttggatttttttgtgtttttcttctttactgCAGGGGAGCATTCTGTAAACAAGCAGCATAAGAGGCATGAAGGAAAGCGTCCTGATCTGAAGCGCTATCAGTCAGTACCTGGACCTGGACAGCGTCACTGTGAAAGTGAGGAGGGAGAAGCTGGTCAAAGTGATCCTCTGACTGCTGATTTAGATGATCCGCCCTCACAGTGTGACATAAAGAGCGTTTCTCGAAACGTTATAGAGAGGCATGGGTGCACATATGATGGGATGGATACCGACTATATGGAAAAAGACAGGATGAGAGGTGATGGTAGTGGAACTCAGAACTGTAGAAACGCTGGCATATCACAGGCTAAACCTGATGCAAATCTAAGAAAAGActttgttgaaaatgacagtgaACAACTGGAGCCTGTAGGAGCTGCTAAACCCATGAGGAAAGCTCGCAAACCAGATCGAGCATTTTATCAACCTGGGAGCAGGAGGAGTATTCAGGGAAAGGACGGTGGAGTTGGAAGTGAGCAGGATAAGCCTCCATCTAACAAGCATGAGCACAAAACTGAGCAAGAATCCCAATCGATTACAGGGAATAGGGAAGGGAACAAAAAAACGTCTATACTGAAGCAGGAACAGAAGGACCAAGAAGTAAAAGGCACACATGATAATGCCAAACAGTTTAAATCAAGTGAGATTAACAGAAAGCAGGAAAGCCGAGATCTAAACAAACCTCCATTACCATCTGATTCTTCAGTAGAGAAAATGTCTCGCAAAATAGAAAAGCTCAGTGTGAAAGAAAAGGGTAAAGTTGGAGGTGAAGGGGATGACACCCCAGTTTCAAGAGATGGGAAAACAACTGATAAAAAAGCAAGAAGCCAAGGAGTAGGAACCatagaggaagaagagaaggtagagaagaagagggaaaggGGAAAccgcagaagaagaggaggagagaaggaaaaagagacaaatcagGATGCCAGTAGAGATGATAATGAAGTGGGTGGTGGAGGAAAGAGGGACGGGAGGAAagctgagaaagaaagaaacagaagagcACCTGAAGCAGAAAAGGATAATAAACCAGGGGAGTCACACCCAAGCAAAGGAAGAGAGAACcgcagagaaaacagaagaggagacaaTAATAACAACCCGAACAGAGATACTGAGAAAGATGCAAGggtgcaaaaaaataaagacagggtTGTtgaaagaggggagagaaacaAGCCAACTGCAAATATTGCAACACCAACTTCAAAACGCTATTCCAAATCAGATATTCGGCGCTCACGAAATCGAACTTATAGCAGTAGCTCAGCCAGCAGTGTGACCAGTCTTGATGGTCCAGGAAGAGGAATGGATAGGGATAGTACCAAGTGGCCATGCTTGGAACCAAAGTTCACTAACAAAGAGGGTATGGCTTATAGTGGAGAAGGGCGGAGGAGACATCTGCAAAGCTGGACAGCCAATGGGGAGTCTTCTACAGAATCGCAAGAAGGGAGTGAGATGAGTGACATAGCAGAAGAtagaaggaggaaaagaagaggtGGACAGGAAGAGCAAAGTGCAGGGAGGCAAAGAGAAGACAGGAATGGATCAAAGGGAAACAAAGGTGGATGTCGGGGAATCCTAAGGGTGTCTCTAGAAACCCAGATGGGTACCTCGCCACGTGGTGGGGCTGCCAAACATTGCTCACCAGGCTCGGTTCCACGTGGCAGAGGTGGGGGTATACTGGTGCTCCCAACCCGGACAGATGTCTCTAATCCACCTGAGGTTAGGCAGAGACTTCTCTTTGGTGGAATAAGAGGAGGAGCTGCTAGCAGGAgtagaggaggcagaggaggtggATTGAGACGACTCTGGGATCCAAATAACCCTGACCAGAAACCGGCTCTTACCGGAAACCAATCCTCACAGCACTTATCTCTCCAACAGCCGGTTTATCTCCAAACAGGGACTGCATATGGACAGCTTCACTTTTTGGACACAGACGATGAGGTTGCAGGAAGTCCTCCAGTTCCACAGGGTGAGAATTTTCGATCAAAGCAAGCTGCCATGGCCTACTACAAATTCCAAAATTCCGACAACCCCTACTTCTACCCCATGTCCAACAGCAACACACATAGCCCTGGTAACACTACCAGCCATCAGTATTCATATCCTTACCATATGGGGCCCTATCAAATGGATCCCACAAACGGTATGTACCCAGGCCCTGGTGTGGGTCAGTTCTGTGGTAGCTATAAGACAGCAGGTTACTCCCAgacagctgcaggagctggtttGACTCCAGAAGAGGCAGAGCAACAAGCCAGAGGGGAGCTAGGGAGAATGCTGAGGGCTGCAGATGCACAGGAGCTCCAGCTCAGTAACCTGCTTTCCAGGGAGAGAGTGAGCGCTGACGGGCTGGATCGGATGGCCCAGCTCAGGTGAGGATTTACGGGAATAGATGTATGTTACTaccatttttctctttgtgtcacGTGTGACTATCATGCTTTTTACTGCTTGTTTAGCTGGCAGTTGCCCCTCGAGCCCAATTAATTATGAAATGTACAAATCTGACACAGTTggtatttaaacaaaacattgtCCTGTTGTGCCCTTTTTTCTAGAGCTGACCTTTTGGGGCTCTATGAGCAAGTCATCCTGACAGACATTGAGTTCTCAGACTCTCAGAACTTGGATCAGGCTTTGTGGAAGAACGTCTTTTACCAGGTTATAGAGCACTTCAGACAGTTACTCAAAGACCCCACTTGTGACAACACTCCTCATATCAGGAACATGCTGCTCACACTGCTTGATGAGGTAagaattgttttcctgatttTGAGTAGGTGTGGTTTCACTATTTATTATCCTGCCATAATACACTTCAGGAGAAATGTTTCTCTGGGACTGAATTGCtctctgggataaataaagttgtctaaGTCTTACTAAAGTTATATTTGGATATGCAGTTGTAAATCCAAATATATAGGGTTAGCTCTGCAATCAAACGAACCAAAATGATTATGATTGTATATAACTACAGAATATAATAATTTGTAGATGGCCTGTTATAATAGTGGAATAATTTGTTTGCTATATCATTTTACAGCTTTGTGATGTTGTTCCTTAATGAGTTGATTATAcatgcctttctttttttctgttgtgatCATTGTGTTGTACAGGGAGCACTATTCTTTGATGCACTGCTTCAGAAGCTGCAGACAGTGTACCAGTTTAAGTTGGAGGATTATATGGATGGCATGGCTATAAGGGCTCGACCATTACGCAAAACGGTACAGCAGTATTTCTTTGAGTTTGTATCTGTATGTCTACTTCACATGAGTTTACTGGAGTTTACATCATGAACTATATGTCGCTTAGGACTTGTTTTACAATGTACACATATGACAATGCTGAACTTTATATGTtgtataacatttaaatgtttaaagtttttcttgtgtttctggcTTCCTCAGGTTAAGTATGCACTTATCAGTGCACAACGCTGCATGATATGTCAGGGAGACATAGCACGTTACCGGGAACAAGCCAGTGACTCGGCCAACTATGGAAAGGCTCGCAGGTAGGCTGCAATTTGAAGTTCTCTAGGTATTGAAATATTTCGTCCCCTCTCTGAAGAGTCATTAAGGACACAATCACATTTGGCAATCCGTACcatgcctaagcacgcttcacccctaaagtccagttcgttggACTGTTGTGAGTGCTCTGATTCttgctcaagcacggtacacgTTGTTGGCCCTGGcagcttggaagaggtgtgcttcggcatgGTAACGTttatgcacgagcacaagcacgggtacacaacatacacagccttcattatggagagatcctggagtgttctggctgtatctcattaaagtgactcaaaataagccacaaagtcagctctatttttttattttcaagtgtgcatgtcttgtaaactaagcatgcTTCATAATTACGTAAAGCCATGAATGTGTCATTCTTAATTCATTCAAGAAGTAACCGTTCCGTTGTGGATGGGGCACAGGCAAATGTACACAGGGCTCTCATATAAGAGGCCACATACAGGAAATAATGAATAGTGGCCCCTCATAACCAGGGGCCCCTAGAGAATTCTTGTGTACAGGGTCTATAATTTTATACAGCATCCCTGTTTGTTGGCAACTATTATCATGTGCATCACTGCCA carries:
- the smg6 gene encoding telomerase-binding protein EST1A isoform X2 codes for the protein MANELDRVRISAAELRGDASNSLNITDCQTGEHSVNKQHKRHEGKRPDLKRYQSVPGPGQRHCESEEGEAGQSDPLTADLDDPPSQCDIKSVSRNVIERHGCTYDGMDTDYMEKDRMRGDGSGTQNCRNAGISQAKPDANLRKDFVENDSEQLEPVGAAKPMRKARKPDRAFYQPGSRRSIQGKDGGVGSEQDKPPSNKHEHKTEQESQSITGNREGNKKTSILKQEQKDQEVKGTHDNAKQFKSSEINRKQESRDLNKPPLPSDSSVEKMSRKIEKLSVKEKGKVGGEGDDTPVSRDGKTTDKKARSQGVGTIEEEEKVEKKRERGNRRRRGGEKEKETNQDASRDDNEVGGGGKRDGRKAEKERNRRAPEAEKDNKPGESHPSKGRENRRENRRGDNNNNPNRDTEKDARVQKNKDRVVERGERNKPTANIATPTSKRYSKSDIRRSRNRTYSSSSASSVTSLDGPGRGMDRDSTKWPCLEPKFTNKEGMAYSGEGRRRHLQSWTANGESSTESQEGSEMSDIAEDRRRKRRGGQEEQSAGRQREDRNGSKGNKGGCRGILRVSLETQMGTSPRGGAAKHCSPGSVPRGRGGGILVLPTRTDVSNPPEVRQRLLFGGIRGGAASRSRGGRGGGLRRLWDPNNPDQKPALTGNQSSQHLSLQQPVYLQTGTAYGQLHFLDTDDEVAGSPPVPQGENFRSKQAAMAYYKFQNSDNPYFYPMSNSNTHSPGNTTSHQYSYPYHMGPYQMDPTNGMYPGPGVGQFCGSYKTAGYSQTAAGAGLTPEEAEQQARGELGRMLRAADAQELQLSNLLSRERVSADGLDRMAQLRADLLGLYEQVILTDIEFSDSQNLDQALWKNVFYQVIEHFRQLLKDPTCDNTPHIRNMLLTLLDEGALFFDALLQKLQTVYQFKLEDYMDGMAIRARPLRKTVKYALISAQRCMICQGDIARYREQASDSANYGKARSWYLKAQQIAPKNGRPYNQLALLAVYTKRKLDAVYYYMRSLAASNPILTAKESLMSLFEEAKRKTEQLERRRRQEHEGGSRGPAVKGRGRGEDGARVEIWIRPSGQASTPSSQRGGSESSRDSEQDGELGNLSPSDLNKRFILSFLHAHGKLFTKVGMESFPDVASRVLQEFRTLLQHGPALLGSTHLLQIITINMFTIHNANSRGEDGEVRHVLQEQSTALGLGMFALLVQRCTELLRDTPADPVVMADGEEEGKGEDSEGMVRVSAFPVDLRELLPSMKVWSDWMLGHPDLWNPPPSSTDNPDVWQCLADLCNMLACVDHGEVPLFKADTDESEGDEELTVLQLKEDRLLAGFVPLLAAPQEPCYTDRHTEMAIAADCKRVTVLKYFLEALCGQEEPLLAFKGGKYISVSSSSPNSSQDTRSMQDSITEKEADDVIVEAESSLSASEGDEDAEEAGDSENDIRQLKARRHVLANKLAQQQKRRDKIQAVLQTSGQLELEVRPLFLVPDTNGFIDHLGGLKKLLQCGTYIIVVPLIVITELDGLAKGQDNYGGGVGSGGRSTGSRSNYNVSASHVQAVQEKARSAVAFLEKGFEAREPYLRAMTSRGNQLESIAFRSEDTTGQQGTNDDVILSCCLHYCKDKAKDFMPQQRNGTVKLHREVVLLTDDRNLRVKALTRNVPVRDIPAFMSWAKVG